The following are encoded in a window of Vespa crabro chromosome 2, iyVesCrab1.2, whole genome shotgun sequence genomic DNA:
- the LOC124433073 gene encoding eIF-2-alpha kinase activator GCN1 codes for MADVELTKALKDLPNRIQTASKKERREILQNVVDVLSNPGINDKIVCGICKVLSLTLHRYKDTASQSYVKNVIKKLLAKQPEATVKHMTSVIAEQATWHKNVVPTLNTALTAYLTLKWSTLVILHGINKNFENCTELGKLIEAQANLSAASLASTDKKLSDKTYTLLAHEWSSVKDIEIKYVETLVKLEIGNGVIVLASLLTKYLVNTKKSELIEQLKKNVIDTFIKVTISSKKKPDLYVVDTAIPLLRRISHEEFKIQLLPALQKAMLRNPEIIIESVGHILSGLSLDLSQYSQDICKGLFANLHSKEDLVREEAVGACRRLARQCSDTTALESLLASVFAVFHGSEGKLTVATHKISVLQGAGNLSYNAASGSSVQRLAETACEHFIKVLETEVHEKTLIHALEMMALWSNKFANNVPQNVIDAFKKGMAAKTSTASVRTAYIKLFFSTPVDSYSGTIAPILIQAITRAMQQSAQPMAVTEGLVASYLLLKFVLADQVENDKQIILWNVIDEQIFFSEKFLTTCGDDTLYHLMLLCERLITEFVDRLNEKALNGIHRAIVACSTAPKSAIRKRCFPLIKKVLTSLSTYAPVEALLIEFNKFLENVKIKSENDKDNKDDTSTSEITGRCLADGLLAICSGSFLFELPAMQLTRDSLIPAHHPAILKAVPNLWLKIAKNFNLVPKDFLRTYSNEIKKLLIQNYNPVPSYENALAKVLQLAPDTILPSLILNVTNKLNDSEILKVTKDEYFTYLTPEGELYDKSVLPTNDENDILNAMNMKRESKVYSFKEQQEELQLRRELYEKRKREGKIKEPKLTPKQEEILKGQIAKENGIRKRLTELKSKIDHAVSLIRCAIRGNGQELSLYLKDILSPILKNLGSPLAAPAISELYVELREIVQIGTSTTLGNLIAHVTLRQLQPQCDLDPAWEDENLDIVVKRTLNLIHTITIKHKRLFTAPAFCYIFPFLKKTLLTYKDDAMIVQGLQIIQDHAKQRGNSADLKDTRHPRLLPRKQIFDLLIELMSNTTGRVQSHAVATLLDVAQSGSGQPGTALATSDDIDSLIGALQNALSAVRDAALRGLTVIRQAFPSQKEDPIQLLRLTRRIWIARFDVCNENIILANELWTAANLIAHPDILCDELIQDIAHPVEPVQQAAACALAQCLTNVSHLTPSILDRLLELYQEKLAMIPPKLNDFGRVVEQPIDTWGPRRGVALALTQIASLLTSETIQRLVQFFVSTGLGDRNQSVRTEMLNAAVAAVDLHGKKNITSLLPVFEDFMDKAPKIGSFDSIKQSVVILMGSLARHLDKDDPRIKPIVMRLIAALSTPSQQVQEAVANCLPHLVPSIKEDAPKIVDNLMDQLLKSDKYGERKGAAYGLAGIIKGMGILALKQLDIMTTLTNAIQDKKNYRHREGALFAFEMLCTMLGRLFEPYIVHVLPHLLLCFGDSSQYVRAATDDTARVVMSKLSAHGVKLVLPSLLAALEEDSWRTKTGSVELLGAMAYCAPKQLSSCLPSIVPKLIEVLSDSHTKVQEAGAEALKVIGSVIRNPEIQAIVPVLLKALQDPSHKTATCLQTLLDTQFVHFIDAPSLALIMPVVQRAFLDRSTETRKMAAQIIGNMYSLTDQKDLTPYLPTIIPGLKTSLLDPVPEVRSVSARALGAMVRGMGESSFEDLLPWLMQTLTSETSSVDRSGAAQGLSEVVRGLGVEKLHKLMPEIISTAERTDIAPHVKDGYIMMFIYMPSAFTTEFTPYIGQIINPILKALADENEYVRETALRAGQRIVTLYADSAIMLLLPELEKGLFDDNWRIRYSSVQLLGDLLYRISGVSGKMSTETASEDDNFGTEQSHLAIINALGAERRNRVLAGLYMGRSDVALMVRQAALHVWKVVVTNTPRTLREILPTLFTLLLGCLASTSYDKRQVAARTLGDLVRKLGERVLPEIIPILEKGLQSEQADQRQGVCIGLSEIMASTNKDMVLTFVISLVPTVRKALCDPLPEVRQAAAKTFDGLHSTVGVRALDDILPAMLTQLNSPDQAEAENTLDGLRQVMAIKSRVVLPYLVPQLTTPPVNTKALSILASVAGEALTRFLHKILPALLTALSSAQGTPNEVQELEYCQAVILSVTDEVGVRTVMDQLMEATRSEDASRRRSAATLLCAFCRDTRADYSQYVPQLLRGLIHLFTDEDKDVLQMSWEALTAVTKTLASDQQITHVQDIRQAVRFAVSDLKGQELLPGFCLPKGITPILPIFREAILNGLPEAKEQAAQGLGEVIKLTSASALQPSVVHITGPLIRILGDRFNWSVKAAVLETLAILLGKVGVMLKQFLPQLQTTFLRALNDSNRQVRLKAAYALSNLIVIHTRVDPLFTELHTGIKTGDDPAIRETMLQALRGVLTPAGDKMTEPMKKQVFVTLNSMLGHPEDVTRNAVAGCYGALLRWLSPEQLAVAFNDNLLCNDVNADWMLRHGRSAALFVALKESPGTVYNPKEKDRVCTVILSYLAADRVQIVMNGVRACGYLFQYLMNESQSVPQQILSPFVRSMNNNSNDVKQLLAKVCIHLARNISPEKMSSELLKALLPMLVNGTKEKNGYVKANSELALIAVLRLRQGEEEHQRCMAFLDAGARESLSDVVSKVLRKVLSQPEGKIEELDDTLLT; via the exons ATGGCGGATGTCGAG CTGACTAAAGCCTTAAAAGATTTACCTAATCGAATTCAAACCGCCAGCAAAAAGGAGCGGCGTGAGATTTTACAAAATGTCGTCGATGTGTTGTCAAATCCTG GTATTAATGACAAAATCGTCTGTGGTATTTGCAAAGTTCTATCTCTTACTTTGCATCGATATAAAGATACAGCTTCCCAATCTTACGTGAAAAATGTCATTAAAAAGTTATTGGCAAAGCAACCAGAAGCCACCGTGAAACATATGACAAGTGTTATTGCAGAACAAGCTACTTGGCATAAAAATGTTGTTCCTAC TCTGAATACCGCTTTAACTGCATATCTGACATTAAAATGGTCAACACTTGTGATATTACATGGAATCAATAAGAATTTTGAGAATTGCACAGAACTGGGAAAACTGATTGAAGCCCAAGCCAACTTAAGCGCAGCATCATTGGCATCTAcggataaaaaattatctgaTAAAACGTATACGTTGCTCGCGCATGAGTGGTCATCCGTTaaagatattgaaattaaatatgtgGAGACATTAGTAAAACTTGAGATTGGAAATGGAGTTATTGTACTTGCAAGCTTGCTCACAAAATATTTAGTGAATACAAAGAAAAGTGAACTTATAGAACAACTGAAG aaaaatgtcataGATACATTCATAAAAGTGACCATCAGTTCAAAGAAAAAGCCAGATTTATATGTGGTTGATACTGCGATACCTCTTCTACGTAGAATATCTCATGAGGAATTTAAGATACAATTGTTGCCAGCTTTGCAAAAGGCTATGTTAAGAAATcccgaaataataattgaatctGTTGGACATATATTAAGTGGATTGAGTCTTGATTTAAGTCAATATAGTCAAGACATTTGCAAAGGACTATTTGCAAATTTACACTCTAAGGAAGATCTTGTTAGGGAAGAGGCTGTAGGCGCATGCCGTAGGCTTGCACGACAATGTTCAGACACAACTGCCTTGGAGAGTTTACTTGCATCTGTATTCGCAGTATTTCATGGATCCGAAGGGAAATTAACGGTGGCAACTCATAAAATATCTGTATTGCAAGGAGCAGGTAATTTGAGTTACAATGCAGCTTCAGGAAGTAGCGTTCAACGATTGGCCGAAACTGCATGTGAACATTTCATAAAGGTTCTTGAAACAGAGGTACAtgaaaaaacattgattcatgCTTTAGAAATGATGGCACTTTGGTCAAACAAATTTGCAAACAATGTACCCCAAAATGTAATAGATGCATTTAAAAAAGGTATGGCAGCAAAAACTTCTACTGCATCAGTACGTACTGCTTACATCAAACTTTTCTTCTCTACACCAGTAGACTCTTATTCGGGCACGATAGCGCCTATATTAATTCAAGCGATAACAAGAGCTATGCAACAAAGTGCACAGCCTATGGCTGTAACGGAAGGATTAGTAGCGtcatatttattacttaaatTTGTATTGGCAGATCAAGTGGAAaatgataaacaaataatattatggaaTGTTATAGACGaacaaatattcttttctgaaaaatttttaacaacatGCGGTGACGATACGTTATATCATCTTATGTTATTATGCGAGCGTCTTATTACAGAATTTGTTGATAGGCTAAATGAAAAGGCTTTGAATGGAATTCATAGAGCGATCGTGGCATGTTCAACAGCACCAAAATCTGCCATCAGAAAGCGTTGCTTTccattgataaaaaaagttttaacTAGTTTAAGTACTTACGCACCGGTCGAAGCACttttaatagaatttaataagttccttgaaaatgttaaaatcaaatcggaaaatgataaagataataaagatgatacgTCTACTAGCGAGATAACTGGTAGATGTTTAGCAGATGGATTACTTGCTATATGTTCTGGATCATTTCTATTTGAATTACCTGCCATGCAATTGACACGAGACTCATTGATTCCGGCTCATCATCCAGCGATATTAAAAGCGGTTCCAAACTTATGGTTGAAAATAGCTAAGAACTTTAATCTTGTACCAAAAGACTTTCTTAGAACTTATagcaacgaaataaaaaagttgctcatacaaaattataatccTGTACCAAGTTACGAGAATGCGCTTGCTAAAGTACTTCAACTTGCTCCGGATACTATTTTGCcaagtttaatattaaacgtaACGAATAAACTAAACGATTCGGAAATTTTAAAGGTCACTAAGGACGAATATTTTACTTATCTTACACCCGAAGGCGAACTATATGATAAGAGCGTACTGCCAACCAATGATGAAAATGACATATTAAACGCAATGAATATGAAACGAGAAAGTAAGGTATATTCTTTTAAGGAACAACAAGAGGAATTACAATTGAGACGTGAATTGTATGAAAAAcgtaaaagagagggaaagataaAGGAACCGAAGTTGACCCCGAAACaggaagaaattttaaaagGACAAATAGCAAAGGAAAATGGTATTAGAAAGAGATTGACCgaattgaaatcaaagatagATCATGCAGTATCGCTTATACGTTGTGCGATACGTGGTAACGGTCAAGAACTTTCTTTATATCTGAAGGATATATTGTCGcctattttaaaaaatttaggaTCTCCATTGGCCGCACCAGCTATATCCGAACTTTATGTCGAGTTGCGAGAAATCGTACAGATCGGTACAAGTACGACATTAGGAAATTTAATAGCACACGTTACATTGAGACAATTGCAACCGCAATGTGATTTAGATCCAGCCTGGGAAGATGAGAATTTAGACATAGTTGTTAAAAGAACTTTAAATCTTATTCATACGATTACGATTAAACATAAACGTTTGTTTACCGCACCTGCTTTCTGTTATATCTTTCCATTTCTTAAGAAGACCCTATTAACGTACAAAGATGACGCGATGATAGTCCAAGGATTGCAAATAATTCAGGATCATGCTAAACAAAGGGGAAATAGTGCAGATTTGAAAGATACGAGACATCCTAGGCTATTACccagaaaacaaatatttgatttacTTATAGAACTTATGAGTAATACAACTGGAAGAGTACAATCGCATGCGGTAGCAACGTTATTAGACGTTGCTCAATCTGGTAGTGGTCAACCAGGTACAGCTTTGGCAACGAGCGATGATATTGATTCGTTAATCGGTGCTCTACAAAATGCATTGTCAGCGGTAAGGGATGCGGCTTTAAGAGGTCTCACTGTTATAAGACAAGCATTCCCATCGCAAAAAGAGGATCCCATACAATTGCTTCGTCTAACAAGAAGAATATGGATCGCAAGATTTGATGTTTGCAATGAGAATATAATACTTGCCAATGAGCTCTGGACTGCTGCTAATTTAATAGCTCATCCTGATATCCTTTGCGACGAATTGATTCAAGATATTGCACATCCGGTTGAACCTGTACAGCAAGCTGCCGCATGCGCTTTGGCACAATGTTTGACCAACGTATCGCATTTAACTCCATCGATATTAGACAGACTTTTAGAATTGTATCAAGAAAAATTAGCAATGATACCGCCAAAACTTAATGATTTTGGTCGTGTGGTAGAACAACCGATCGATACTTGGGGTCCACGTCGTGGTGTGGCACTTGCCCTGACTCAAATAGCATCGCTATTAACATCAGAAACTATTCAACGTCTTGTACAATTCTTCGTTTCAACGGGCTTAGGAGATAGGAACCAATCGGTTCGTACGGAAATGTTGAATGCCGCTGTAGCTGCGGTTGATCttcatggaaaaaaaaatataacttccCTTTTACCTGTATTCGAAGATTTCATGGACAAAGCACCTAAAATTGGTAGCTTCGATTCCATAAAACAATCTGTTGTTATTCTAATGGGTTCGTTAGCGAGACATTTGGACAAAGACGATCCACGTATCAAGCCAATCGTGATGCGTTTAATCGCAGCTCTTTCAACGCCATCCCAACAAGTACAGGAAGCAGTGGCCAATTGTTTACCACATCTTGTACCTTCCATCAAAGAGGATGCACCAAAAATCGTTGATAATCTTATGGATCAATTATTGAAATCGGACAAGTATGGAGAACGTAAAGGTGCTGCTTATGGATTAGCAGGTATCATCAAGGGTATGGGTATTTTAGCATTGAAACAATTAGACATTATGACTACACTTACCAATGCTATTCAAGACAAGAAGAACTATAGGCACAGAGAAGGTGCATTGTTTGCTTTTGAAATGTTATGTACGATGTTGGGTAGATTATTCGAACCATACATCGTTCACGTATTACCACATTTATTACTATGCTTTGGAGACTCCAGTCAATATGTAAGAGCAGCCACAGATGATACAGCTAGAGTAGTTATGAGTAAACTCTCGGCTCATGGCGTAAAATTGGTATTGCCAAGTTTATTAGCGGCACTGGAGGAAGATTCTTGGAGGACCAAAACTG GATCGGTCGAATTATTGGGCGCAATGGCGTACTGCGCACCGAAACAATTAAGTAGCTGTTTGCCAAGTATCGTACCTAAACTAATAGAAGTACTCAGCGATTCTCATACAAAAGTTCAAGAAGCTGGTGCCGAGGCATTGAAAGTCATCGGCAGCGTTATTCGTAATCCAGAAATTCAAGCTATCGTGCCAGTTTTATTGAAGGCTTTGCAAGATCCCTCTCACAAGACAGCAACTTGTTTGCAAACACTTTTGGACACACAATTCGTTCATTTCATCGATGCACCGTCTTTAGCTTTGATCATGCCAGTCGTGCAGCGAGCCTTTTTGGATCGTTCGACTGAGACAAGAAAAATGGCCGCACAGATAATCGGTAATATGTATTCTCTAACCGATCAAAAAGATTTGACTCCTTATTTGCCAACCATCATTCCTGGCCTGAAGACGAGCTTGTTGGATCCCGTACCCGAGGTACGTAGTGTATCAGCTAGAGCATTAGGTGCGATGGTTCGCGGAATGGGAGAGTCCAGCTTCGAAGATTTATTACCATGGTTGATGCAAACATTAACTTCAGAAACAAGTAGCGTAGATAGATCTGGAGCAGCTCAAGGACTTTCCGAAGTAGTCCGCGGTTTGGGCGTAGAAAAATTACACAAACTGATGCCCGAAATTATCTCAACTGCCGAAAGAACTGACATAGCTCCACACGTTAAGGATGGTTACATAATGATGTTCATTTACATGCCAAGTGCATTTACTACCGAATTCACACCTTACATAGGACAAATTATAAATCCAATATTGAAAGCTCTTGCCGATGAGAACGAGTACGTACGTGAGACCGCATTAAGGGCTGGCCAAAGAATCGTTACCTTGTATGCGGATTCAGCTATTATGTTACTTTTACCGGAATTGGAAAAAGGTCTATTTGATGACAATTGGCGTATAAGATATTCATCCGTTCAATTGCTCGGTGATCTTTTGTATAGAATATCTGGTGTATCTGGAAAGATGTCAACTGAGACAGCAAGCGAAGACGATAACTTTGGAACAGAACAATCACACTTAGCCATCATCAATGCTTTAGGCGCTGAAAGACGTAATCGAGTCTTAGCTGGCCTTTACATGGGTAGATCCGACGTAGCTCTGATGGTACGTCAAGCTGCTCTTCACGTTTGGAAGGTAGTTGTCACGAATACACCGAGGACATTAAGAGAAATATTACCAACTCTATTTACCCTTTTACTTGGATGTTTGGCAAGCACGAGTTACGATAAGAGACAAGTGGCTGCACGAACGTTGGGTGATCTTGTAAGAAAATTAGGAGAAAGAGTACTTCCAGAAATTATACCGATTTTGGAGAAGGGTCTTCAGAGTGAACAGGCTGATCAAAGGCAAGGTGTTTGTATTGGTCTTTCTGAGATCATGGCAAGTACAAACAAAGATATGGTCTTGACGTTTGTCATCAGTTTGGTACCAACTGTTAG AAAAGCTTTGTGCGATCCATTGCCCGAAGTTCGTCAAGCAGCAGCAAAAACTTTCGATGGATTACATTCAACAGTTGGCGTTCGGGCCTTAGACGATATACTTCCAGCTATGTTAACGCAATTAAATTCACCTGATCAAGCCGAAGCTGAAAATACGTTAGATGGTTTACGCCAAGTAATGGCAATTAAATCACGCGTCGTATTACCTTATTTAGTACCTCAGTTAACAACTCCGCCAGTTAATACGAAAGCTCTATCGATCTTAGCCAGTGTCGCTGGAGAAGCATTAACGAGATTTCTACATAAGATCTTACCAGCCCTATTGACCGCCCTTTCTAGCGCTCAAGGAACTCCAAATGAGGTACAGGAATTAGAGTACTGTCAAGCCGTTATTCTTTCGGTTACCGACGAAGTTGGTGTTAGAACGGTCATGGATCAATTAATGGAAGCTACCAGATCGGAGGATGCATCGAGACGACGAAGCGCGGCAACGTTACTCTGTGCCTTTTGTCGTGACACTAGAGCCGATTATAGTCAATATGTACCACAACTTTTGCGCGGACTTATTCATCTCTTTACCGACGAAGATAAAGACGTATTGCAAATGAGTTGGGAAGCTCTTACTGCGGTCACCAAG ACATTGGCATCCGATCAACAAATCACTCACGTACAGGATATCAGACAAGCTGTTCGTTTTGCAGTATCCGACTTAAAAGGACAAGAACTATTACCTGGATTTTGTTTACCGAAAGGTATAACACCGATACTTCCTATATTTAGAGAAGCAATATTAAATGGTTTACCTGAGGCAAAGGAACAGGCTGCTCAAGGATTAGGAGAAGTCATTAAATTGACCAGCGCTTCCGCGCTTCAACCAAGTGTTGTACATATCACTGGTCCATTGATTAGAATACTTGGTGATCGTTTCAATTGGAGCGTTAAAGCTGCTGTACTTGAGACGCTTGCTATTTTACTTGGCAAG GTTGGTGTTATgcttaaacaatttttaccTCAATTGCAAACAACATTCTTAAGAGCATTGAACGATAGCAATCGTCAAGTCAGGTTAAAGGCAGCATATGCTTTGAGCAATCTGATCGTTATACATACTCGAGTCGATCCATTGTTCACTGAACTTCATACTGGCATTAAAACTGGTGATGATCCGGCCATAAG AGAAACAATGTTGCAAGCTTTACGTGGTGTTCTTACACCTGCCGGTGATAAAATGACAGAACCGATGAAGAAACAAGTATTCGTTACGTTAAACAGCATGCTTGGCCATCCGGAGGATGTTACAAGAAATGCCGTAGCCGGTTGTTATGGTGCTTTATTAAGATGGTTAAGTCCGGAACAGCTTGCTGTCGCATTTAATGATAATCTTTTGT GTAACGACGTCAATGCTGATTGGATGTTGAGACATGGACGTTCAGCCGCACTTTTTGTCGCACTAAAAGAATCACCTGGCACGGTATATAATCCTAAAGAGAAGGATCGCGTTTGTACAgtaattttatcttatttagcAGCGGACCGAGTGCAAATAGTTATGAACGGTGTTAGAGCTTGCGGTTATTTATTCCAATATCTAATGAACGAAAGTCAATCTGTACCACAACAAATTCTTTCCCCGTTCGTAAGG TCAAtgaataacaacagtaacgacGTGAAACAATTACTCGCCAAAGTTTGCATTCACTTGGCACGAAATATATCACCTGAGAAAATGTCGTCGGAATTGTTAAAAGCTTTGTTACCTATGTTGGTTAACgggacgaaagaaaagaatggttATGTAAAAGCTAATAGCGAACTTGCTCTGATCGCGGTATTACGATTGAGacaaggagaagaagaacatCAG AGATGCATGGCCTTCTTAGATGCTGGTGCAAGAGAATCATTGTCGGATGTTGTTAGCAAAGTACTACGTAAGGTTTTATCTCAGCCAGAGGGCAAAATAGAAGAATTAGATGATACGTTACTCACGTGA